In Bosea vestrisii, the following are encoded in one genomic region:
- a CDS encoding helicase-related protein, with amino-acid sequence MQPRSLPPSLRARGVTAVLGPTNTGKTHLAIERMVAHPTGMIGLPLRLLAREVYQRVVDKVGPEAVALITGEEKIKPERPRFWVCTVEAMPRDLAVDFVAIDEIQLAADLDRGHVFADRLLNHRGREETMLIGAGTMRPLVEQLIPGVNVVSRPRLSNLSFAGDRKITRLPRRSAIVAFSAEEVYAIAELIRRQKGGAAVVLGALSPRTRNAQVEIYQSGDVDYLVATDAIGMGLNLDVDHIAFAGDSKFDGHHYRKLNPAEFGQIAGRAGRHLRDGTFGTTGRSPPFEQELVQAIEDHRFESVRQMQWRNSDLDLRSIAGLIDSLNIQPQEPGLTRALIAEDMTTLEILARDQDIARLAQGKPAVTRLWEVCGLPDYRKIAPMQHAELATTLYLRLMRHGRLDPDWYAGQLAALDRVDGEIDTLSARISQVRTWTYVANRPDWLLYPEHWQGVARLVEDRLSDALHERLASRFVDRRTSVLMRRLRENAMLEAEVTATGDVLVEGQHVGLLQGFRFTADPKAGGPEAKALNAAALKALAGELEARASRVVLAGDDAFVLSHDGLVRWIGEPVARLTAGEKVLEPRLRLMVDDHLPAQAREQIETRLAAWLKHHITKLLGPLQILENAESAAGIARGIAYQTAEALGVLERAKVAEEMKTLDQEGRAALRQLGIRFGAFHLYVPALLKPAPRALAAQLWALKHGNPEAAGLDDISHLASSGRTSFPANKDVPKGLYRAAGYRVCGERAVRVDILERLADLIRPAIAYRPGLTLGQPPAGAADQDGFVATGAMTSLVGCAGEDFASILRSLGYVSQKRPGPAITAALAVAPQPVAAAAPEAEAPAADTASAIEQVEALNEATSSDSEVATESAHSAAPASETPDVPVPTDAEVAAVPVIEEEPISQAEPVPADAMSTLVLPSDEPATEATSQAEAEAATAEPAAPVEAAVPAEPELIEIWRPHRHQGGRRPEQGQRGRRPDRRAGAEAAPAEGGEGKPGGQRPNRNRWREGGWNGPRPAGGGEVKPAAQEAAGRNASQGRDGRPERGPRPEFKRDGGRPGGGPRRDERGGKDQRFQQPARPRPAERQPDPDSPFAKLLALKAQLEGNDGRKS; translated from the coding sequence ATCCAACCTCGTTCCCTTCCGCCTTCGCTCCGCGCCCGCGGTGTCACGGCGGTGCTCGGCCCGACCAATACTGGCAAGACCCATCTCGCCATCGAGCGGATGGTGGCGCATCCGACCGGCATGATTGGCCTGCCCCTGCGCCTGCTGGCGCGCGAGGTCTATCAGCGCGTCGTCGACAAGGTCGGCCCGGAGGCAGTCGCGCTGATCACGGGCGAGGAGAAGATCAAGCCGGAGCGGCCGAGGTTCTGGGTCTGCACGGTCGAGGCGATGCCGCGTGACCTCGCCGTCGATTTCGTCGCGATCGACGAGATCCAGCTCGCAGCCGATCTCGACCGCGGCCACGTCTTCGCCGATCGCCTGCTCAATCATCGCGGCCGCGAGGAGACGATGCTGATCGGGGCCGGCACGATGAGGCCGCTGGTCGAGCAGCTCATCCCCGGCGTCAATGTCGTCTCGCGTCCGCGCTTGTCGAACCTCTCCTTCGCCGGCGACCGCAAGATCACCCGCCTGCCGCGGCGCTCGGCGATCGTCGCCTTCTCGGCCGAGGAGGTGTATGCGATCGCGGAACTGATCCGCCGGCAGAAAGGTGGGGCGGCGGTGGTGCTCGGCGCGCTCTCGCCGCGCACGCGAAATGCCCAGGTCGAGATCTACCAGTCGGGCGATGTCGACTATCTCGTCGCCACCGACGCGATCGGCATGGGGCTCAATCTCGATGTCGACCACATTGCCTTCGCCGGGGACAGCAAGTTCGACGGCCATCACTATCGCAAGCTCAACCCGGCCGAGTTCGGGCAGATCGCCGGCCGCGCCGGACGGCATCTGCGTGACGGCACCTTCGGCACGACCGGGCGCTCGCCCCCCTTCGAGCAGGAGCTGGTCCAGGCGATCGAGGACCACCGCTTCGAATCGGTCCGGCAGATGCAATGGCGCAATTCCGATCTCGATCTGCGTTCGATCGCCGGCCTCATCGACAGCCTCAACATCCAGCCGCAGGAGCCGGGGCTGACTCGCGCCCTGATCGCCGAGGATATGACGACGCTGGAAATCCTGGCACGCGATCAGGACATCGCGCGATTGGCGCAGGGCAAACCGGCCGTGACGCGGCTCTGGGAGGTCTGTGGCCTGCCCGATTACCGTAAGATCGCACCGATGCAGCATGCCGAGCTGGCGACGACATTGTATCTGCGCCTGATGCGCCATGGCCGGCTCGATCCGGACTGGTATGCCGGCCAATTGGCCGCCCTCGACCGCGTCGATGGCGAGATCGACACCCTCTCGGCCCGCATCTCCCAGGTCCGGACCTGGACCTATGTTGCCAACCGGCCGGACTGGTTGCTCTATCCAGAGCATTGGCAGGGGGTGGCGCGTCTTGTAGAGGACAGGCTGTCGGACGCTTTGCACGAACGGCTTGCCAGCCGATTCGTTGATCGGCGTACGAGCGTGTTGATGCGTCGCCTGCGGGAGAATGCAATGTTGGAGGCTGAAGTCACCGCGACTGGCGATGTCCTGGTCGAGGGTCAGCATGTCGGATTGCTGCAGGGCTTCCGTTTCACGGCCGACCCGAAGGCGGGTGGGCCGGAAGCGAAGGCTCTGAATGCTGCGGCGCTGAAAGCGCTGGCTGGCGAGCTGGAGGCACGCGCCTCGCGCGTCGTGTTGGCCGGCGACGATGCTTTCGTGCTCTCGCATGATGGGCTGGTGCGCTGGATCGGCGAGCCCGTGGCGCGCCTGACTGCCGGCGAGAAGGTACTGGAGCCGCGCCTGCGCCTGATGGTCGACGATCACCTGCCGGCACAGGCCCGCGAGCAGATCGAGACCCGGCTGGCCGCCTGGCTGAAGCACCACATCACCAAGCTGCTCGGCCCGCTCCAGATCCTGGAGAATGCCGAGAGCGCCGCCGGCATTGCCCGCGGCATCGCCTATCAGACGGCCGAGGCGCTCGGCGTGCTCGAGCGCGCCAAGGTTGCCGAGGAGATGAAGACGCTCGACCAGGAAGGTCGTGCGGCGCTGCGCCAGCTCGGCATCCGCTTCGGCGCCTTCCATCTTTATGTCCCGGCGTTGCTGAAGCCGGCGCCGCGGGCGCTTGCGGCCCAGCTCTGGGCCCTGAAACATGGTAACCCCGAGGCGGCCGGGCTCGACGACATCTCCCATCTCGCCTCGTCGGGACGGACTTCGTTCCCCGCCAACAAGGACGTGCCCAAGGGGCTCTACCGTGCTGCCGGCTACCGCGTCTGCGGCGAGCGGGCGGTGCGCGTCGATATCCTGGAGCGGCTGGCGGACCTGATCCGGCCCGCGATCGCCTATCGTCCGGGCCTGACGCTTGGCCAGCCCCCGGCGGGCGCTGCCGATCAGGACGGGTTTGTCGCCACCGGGGCGATGACGTCGCTCGTCGGCTGCGCCGGCGAGGATTTCGCCTCGATCCTGCGCTCGCTCGGCTACGTCTCGCAGAAGCGGCCCGGCCCTGCGATCACCGCGGCGCTCGCCGTCGCGCCGCAGCCTGTTGCCGCTGCTGCGCCGGAAGCTGAGGCGCCCGCTGCCGACACCGCCTCGGCGATCGAGCAGGTCGAAGCGTTAAACGAAGCTACCTCGTCCGATAGCGAGGTCGCGACCGAAAGCGCCCACAGTGCGGCGCCGGCGAGCGAAACGCCTGATGTTCCGGTTCCGACCGACGCGGAAGTCGCTGCCGTCCCCGTAATCGAGGAAGAGCCGATCAGCCAGGCTGAGCCGGTGCCTGCCGATGCGATGTCGACGCTGGTGCTGCCGAGCGACGAGCCGGCGACGGAGGCCACGTCGCAAGCCGAAGCCGAGGCAGCGACGGCCGAACCTGCTGCACCTGTCGAAGCGGCTGTACCCGCCGAGCCGGAACTGATCGAGATCTGGCGACCGCATCGCCACCAGGGCGGTCGGCGTCCCGAGCAAGGCCAGCGCGGCCGGCGGCCGGATCGACGTGCCGGCGCCGAGGCTGCTCCTGCCGAAGGCGGCGAGGGTAAGCCGGGTGGTCAGCGCCCGAACCGCAATCGCTGGCGCGAGGGCGGCTGGAACGGGCCGCGCCCGGCTGGCGGTGGCGAAGTCAAGCCCGCAGCGCAGGAGGCAGCCGGTCGCAACGCTTCACAGGGCCGCGACGGACGTCCAGAGCGCGGTCCGCGGCCGGAGTTCAAGCGCGATGGCGGTCGCCCTGGCGGTGGTCCGCGTCGCGACGAGCGCGGCGGCAAAGACCAGCGCTTCCAGCAGCCGGCCCGGCCGCGCCCGGCCGAGCGTCAGCCGGACCCGGACTCGCCCTTCGCCAAGCTCCTGGCCTTGAAGGCCCAGCTCGAGGGCAATGACGGGCGCAAGAGCTGA
- a CDS encoding alpha/beta fold hydrolase, translating into MSSDFALPPGLRHRQVVVRDTVLHVAEVGDGPAVLLLHGWPEFWMSWLPLMNRLHGEFRLIAPDLRGFGDSGKSPTPRSDVGANAHADDMAALLEAIGAGPVGVVGHDVGAYVAQGLARRHPQRVEKLLFFNCPTPSVGSAWVRDGHVNEIWYQSFQQLPLAEQLIGSSREACALYLGHFLTHWCHRKDAFAPVFDLWVENFMKPGNLRGGFDWYRSQNAARIAAIDGHPAPSVPIHQRTRVHWGRHDPILKSEWTTFLSHYFDDVEVTFCEDAGHFVHVEAPDEAAQVLSEVFGD; encoded by the coding sequence ATGTCCAGCGATTTCGCCTTGCCGCCCGGCCTCAGGCATCGCCAGGTCGTCGTGCGCGACACCGTCTTGCATGTCGCCGAGGTCGGCGACGGGCCGGCGGTGCTGCTGCTGCATGGCTGGCCGGAATTCTGGATGAGCTGGCTGCCGCTGATGAACCGGCTGCATGGCGAATTCCGATTGATCGCGCCTGATCTGCGCGGCTTCGGCGACAGCGGGAAATCACCCACGCCGCGCAGCGATGTCGGCGCCAACGCCCATGCCGACGACATGGCGGCGTTGCTGGAAGCGATCGGTGCCGGCCCGGTCGGCGTCGTCGGCCACGATGTCGGCGCCTATGTCGCGCAAGGGCTGGCGCGGCGCCATCCGCAGCGGGTCGAGAAGCTGCTGTTCTTCAACTGCCCGACGCCGAGCGTCGGCTCGGCCTGGGTCCGCGACGGCCATGTCAACGAGATCTGGTACCAGTCCTTCCAGCAATTGCCGCTGGCGGAGCAGCTGATCGGTTCGAGCCGCGAGGCCTGCGCCCTCTATCTCGGGCATTTCCTGACGCATTGGTGCCATCGCAAGGATGCTTTCGCGCCGGTCTTCGACCTTTGGGTCGAGAACTTCATGAAACCCGGCAATCTGCGTGGGGGATTCGACTGGTACCGCAGCCAGAACGCGGCGCGGATCGCCGCGATCGACGGTCATCCGGCGCCGTCCGTGCCGATCCATCAGCGCACCCGGGTGCATTGGGGCCGGCACGATCCGATCCTGAAATCGGAGTGGACGACCTTCCTGTCGCACTATTTCGACGATGTGGAGGTGACCTTCTGCGAGGACGCTGGCCATTTCGTCCATGTCGAGGCGCCGGACGAGGCAGCGCAGGTCCTGAGCGAGGTCTTCGGGGACTGA